From a single Streptomyces misionensis genomic region:
- a CDS encoding VWA domain-containing protein, which translates to MTVAEETEVTLTVGQETDLPAEPAGRGRGVEQEMHAILEIGVHGGAGLIGGRAPGGAPALAEVLIVDTSRSMLHPATKLHAAKDATVAAVRLLPEGTAFAVLSGRFHAGVVHPGPDRASLAVAGPAERAAAERAVRILDADGGTAIGTWLDLARRLLKDHPAAVKHVLLLTDGRNEHDHRATMPLDTALDACEGRFVCDAWGIGDDWDADLLLSITRRLHGRARAVREDHELPAAYEELVNGLLGTAVPELRIRLTPTPGTVIRRVTQVVPGEQELLPAGAAGRATEYVTRAWGEEVRHFQVVLAADPTGRERGEYLQLAAVEVAVPDFGHPVRLPRPRPILVRWTDNPLDASRRHPGVRRHELYQQASAAVALAYRAWLRGSEGRPAADREFARAVHLAGELGDGHLLDALRRIEDGPGSGRVRTGLKDVDWQHLILSSAMTSPPRHPAGDPSPPAPQAPPAADGLVECPDCGWLGPADSVYCGGDCGRRLRGPSA; encoded by the coding sequence ATGACCGTGGCCGAGGAGACCGAGGTGACGCTCACGGTCGGCCAGGAGACGGACCTGCCCGCCGAGCCGGCCGGCCGGGGGCGGGGCGTCGAACAGGAGATGCACGCCATCCTGGAGATCGGCGTCCACGGCGGCGCCGGGCTGATCGGCGGACGGGCGCCCGGCGGCGCACCCGCGCTGGCCGAGGTGCTGATCGTGGACACCTCCCGCTCCATGCTCCACCCCGCCACCAAACTCCACGCGGCCAAGGACGCCACCGTCGCCGCCGTCCGGCTGCTGCCCGAGGGCACCGCCTTCGCCGTGCTCTCCGGCCGCTTCCACGCGGGCGTCGTCCACCCCGGCCCGGACCGCGCGTCGCTCGCCGTCGCCGGGCCCGCCGAACGCGCCGCCGCCGAACGGGCCGTCCGCATCCTCGACGCGGACGGCGGCACCGCCATCGGCACCTGGCTCGACCTCGCCCGCCGCCTGCTCAAGGACCACCCCGCGGCCGTCAAACACGTCCTGCTGCTCACCGACGGACGCAACGAGCACGACCACCGGGCCACCATGCCCCTGGACACCGCCCTCGACGCCTGCGAGGGACGCTTCGTCTGCGACGCCTGGGGCATCGGCGACGACTGGGACGCCGACCTGCTGCTGAGCATCACCCGACGGCTGCACGGCCGCGCCAGGGCCGTCCGCGAGGACCACGAACTGCCAGCCGCCTACGAGGAGTTGGTGAACGGTCTGCTGGGCACGGCGGTGCCCGAGCTGCGCATCAGGCTCACCCCCACCCCCGGCACCGTCATCCGCCGGGTCACCCAGGTGGTCCCCGGCGAACAGGAACTGCTGCCCGCCGGCGCGGCCGGCCGCGCCACCGAGTACGTCACCCGCGCCTGGGGCGAGGAGGTACGGCACTTCCAGGTGGTGCTGGCCGCCGACCCGACCGGCCGCGAGCGGGGCGAGTACCTGCAACTGGCCGCCGTCGAGGTCGCCGTGCCCGACTTCGGCCACCCGGTGCGGCTGCCCCGGCCCCGGCCCATCCTGGTGCGCTGGACCGACAACCCGCTCGACGCCTCCCGGCGCCACCCCGGAGTGCGCAGACACGAGCTGTACCAGCAGGCCAGCGCCGCCGTGGCCCTCGCCTACCGGGCCTGGCTGCGCGGCAGCGAGGGCCGACCGGCCGCCGACCGGGAGTTCGCGCGGGCCGTGCACCTGGCGGGCGAACTCGGCGACGGCCACCTGCTCGACGCGCTGCGCCGGATCGAGGACGGCCCCGGCAGCGGCCGTGTCCGCACCGGCCTGAAGGACGTCGACTGGCAGCACCTCATCCTCTCCAGCGCCATGACCAGCCCACCGCGCCACCCGGCCGGCGACCCGTCACCGCCCGCCCCGCAGGCGCCGCCCGCCGCCGACGGCCTCGTCGAGTGCCCGGACTGCGGCTGGCTCGGCCCGGCCGACTCGGTCTACTGCGGCGGCGACTGCGGCCGCCGGCTGAGGGGACCGTCCGCATGA